Proteins encoded within one genomic window of Parolsenella massiliensis:
- the ffh gene encoding signal recognition particle protein yields the protein MFDSLSDRLTDTFDKLRGKGKLTEDDINVAMREIRMALLEADVNFRVVKDFVARCKERCLTADILSSLTPAQNVVKVVLDELTELLGSSESKLTLMQNRMPNVIMLVGLQGSGKTTAAAKLAYMLKKQGRSPELAACDTHRPAAADQLETLGGEIGVPVYRGDGKDAVAIASEAVRDAIDHLRDVVIVDTAGRLQIDELMMQEAVDIKRAVKPDQVLMVVDAMTGQDIVNVVTEFAERTDFDGVIMSKLDGDARGGGALSVRAVTGKPIKFVSMGEKPDSLEVFHPDRMAKRILGMGDVVGIIETAQANADAAAAEDAERMLREGFTMDDMLAQMRQIRKMGGVGKILGMLPGGDKALRQMGGDNTEEQMRSIEAIIYSMTKEERARPKTINGMRRARIARGSGHSVQEVNQLMKQWGEMNKMMGKFRGMMGPGANRKQQKRQLQQMMKNMGMGGGMPGGKMPF from the coding sequence ATGTTCGATTCCCTCTCCGATCGACTCACAGACACCTTCGACAAGCTTCGCGGCAAGGGCAAGCTCACGGAGGACGACATCAACGTCGCCATGCGAGAGATTCGCATGGCCCTGCTCGAGGCCGACGTCAACTTCCGCGTCGTCAAGGACTTCGTGGCCCGCTGCAAAGAGCGCTGCCTCACGGCCGACATCCTGAGCTCGCTCACGCCCGCCCAGAACGTCGTGAAGGTCGTGCTCGACGAGCTCACCGAGCTCCTCGGCAGCTCCGAGAGCAAGCTCACGCTCATGCAGAACCGCATGCCCAACGTCATCATGCTCGTGGGCCTGCAGGGTTCCGGCAAGACGACGGCCGCGGCCAAGCTCGCCTACATGCTCAAGAAGCAGGGCCGCTCGCCCGAGCTCGCCGCCTGCGACACGCACCGTCCTGCCGCCGCAGACCAGCTCGAGACGCTCGGCGGCGAGATCGGCGTGCCGGTCTACCGTGGGGACGGCAAGGATGCCGTCGCCATCGCGAGCGAGGCCGTGAGAGACGCCATCGACCACCTTCGCGACGTGGTCATCGTCGACACGGCCGGACGCCTGCAGATCGACGAGCTCATGATGCAGGAGGCCGTCGACATCAAGCGCGCCGTGAAGCCCGACCAGGTGCTCATGGTGGTCGACGCCATGACGGGCCAGGACATCGTCAACGTCGTCACCGAGTTTGCCGAGCGCACGGACTTCGACGGCGTCATCATGTCCAAGCTCGACGGTGACGCCCGTGGCGGCGGCGCCCTGTCCGTGCGTGCCGTCACCGGCAAGCCCATCAAGTTCGTCTCCATGGGCGAGAAGCCCGACTCCCTCGAGGTGTTCCACCCCGACCGCATGGCCAAGCGCATCCTGGGCATGGGCGACGTCGTGGGCATCATCGAGACGGCCCAGGCCAACGCCGACGCCGCGGCCGCCGAGGATGCCGAGCGCATGCTGCGCGAGGGCTTCACGATGGACGACATGCTTGCCCAGATGAGGCAGATCCGCAAGATGGGCGGCGTGGGCAAGATCTTGGGCATGCTTCCCGGCGGCGACAAGGCGCTGCGCCAGATGGGCGGCGACAACACCGAGGAGCAGATGCGCTCAATCGAGGCCATCATCTACTCCATGACCAAGGAGGAGCGCGCCCGTCCCAAGACCATCAACGGCATGCGTCGCGCCCGCATCGCCCGCGGCTCTGGCCACTCCGTCCAAGAGGTCAACCAGCTCATGAAGCAGTGGGGCGAGATGAACAAGATGATGGGCAAGTTCCGCGGCATGATGGGTCCCGGCGCCAACCGCAAGCAGCAGAAGCGCCAGCTGCAGCAGATGATGAAGAACATGGGCATGGGTGGCGGCATGCCAGGCGGCAAGATGCCGTTCTAG
- a CDS encoding HAD family hydrolase, with product MYRIVASDMDETFLDGNHEIPLANLEALARMRELGVLFVPSSGRGYLSIMDNFTDVDPALMEGTYVLSYNGANINRFGDPTPLCESELDHELADELWALGIEHGLGLHAYTPDCHIYVRDLTASEQAYLASLKRIVEYDEPNLDKFPVISKLLFMKEDLDWLHEFAENEVRPLLKGRAELTYSSGRYLEVIPAGANKGTGLVKLAQMLGIDVSETIGIGDSANDLEMIEAAGLGVGVANITDDVRPLCDMVLKTRGEDGAFMELVNEVIVPSMGN from the coding sequence ATGTACCGAATCGTCGCCAGCGACATGGACGAGACGTTCCTCGACGGCAACCACGAGATCCCGCTCGCGAACCTCGAGGCGCTCGCGCGCATGAGGGAGCTCGGCGTGCTGTTCGTGCCAAGCTCGGGCCGCGGCTACCTGTCCATCATGGACAACTTCACAGACGTTGACCCCGCGCTCATGGAGGGCACCTACGTCCTGTCCTACAACGGCGCCAACATCAACCGCTTCGGAGACCCCACGCCCCTGTGCGAGAGCGAGCTCGACCACGAGCTCGCAGACGAGCTGTGGGCGCTTGGCATCGAGCATGGCCTGGGACTTCACGCCTACACGCCCGACTGCCACATCTACGTGCGAGACCTCACCGCCTCCGAGCAGGCCTACCTCGCAAGCCTCAAGCGCATCGTCGAGTACGACGAGCCCAACCTGGACAAGTTCCCCGTGATCTCCAAGCTGCTGTTCATGAAGGAGGACCTCGACTGGCTGCATGAGTTTGCCGAAAATGAGGTGCGACCGCTTCTCAAGGGACGCGCCGAGCTTACCTACTCATCTGGCCGTTACCTCGAGGTCATTCCCGCAGGCGCCAACAAGGGCACGGGTCTCGTGAAGCTCGCCCAGATGCTCGGCATCGACGTCTCCGAGACGATCGGCATTGGCGACTCGGCCAACGACCTCGAGATGATCGAGGCCGCGGGCCTTGGCGTGGGCGTGGCCAACATCACCGACGACGTGCGGCCCCTGTGCGACATGGTTCTCAAGACGCGTGGCGAGGACGGCGCGTTCATGGAGCTCGTCAATGAGGTCATCGTCCCGAGCATGGGCAATTAA
- a CDS encoding P1 family peptidase, giving the protein MSKQLGGRTVSDGRNLKAPADLAGTDASVPATAIADVSQIPGIRIAHHTDAENGTGCTVIVCPAGATAGVDVRGGAPATRETDLLRPEETVDVLYAIVLSGGSAYGLAASVGVAEELERRGIGLDVQVGVVPIVSSACLFDLGFGNPSVRPTAKDGARTCALALDDAPTPLPRGNVGAGTGCTVGKLGGPTLTMKAGLGTDVEQAGPLVCGAVVAVNACGNVVDPDTGEVIAGMRAQDGSGFVDECALALSMAARMPLDAARGGEAQSPMRTNTTISCVVTNAKLTKAQATKVAQMAADAYAHAIRPTHTTNDGDTVFVMATGEVDMPVDVVGILATRALEHAIADGARSAHTLHGLPGAADL; this is encoded by the coding sequence ATGTCCAAGCAACTTGGAGGGCGCACGGTCTCTGACGGAAGGAACCTCAAGGCTCCCGCAGACCTCGCGGGCACGGACGCATCCGTGCCCGCCACGGCCATCGCGGACGTCTCGCAGATACCCGGCATCCGCATCGCGCATCACACGGACGCCGAGAATGGCACCGGCTGTACGGTCATCGTGTGCCCGGCAGGCGCCACGGCGGGCGTCGACGTGCGCGGAGGCGCGCCCGCGACGCGCGAAACGGACCTGCTTCGTCCCGAGGAGACCGTCGACGTGCTGTACGCCATCGTGCTCTCGGGTGGCAGCGCTTACGGGCTCGCGGCGTCCGTGGGCGTGGCCGAGGAGCTCGAACGACGCGGCATCGGCCTTGACGTCCAGGTGGGCGTCGTGCCCATCGTGAGCTCGGCGTGCCTGTTCGACCTGGGATTTGGCAACCCGTCCGTGAGGCCCACGGCCAAGGATGGCGCACGCACGTGCGCCCTCGCACTCGACGACGCGCCCACGCCCCTTCCCCGCGGCAACGTGGGCGCGGGCACGGGCTGCACGGTGGGCAAGCTGGGAGGTCCCACGCTTACCATGAAGGCGGGCCTCGGTACGGACGTCGAGCAGGCGGGGCCTCTCGTCTGCGGGGCCGTGGTGGCCGTGAACGCCTGCGGAAACGTCGTGGACCCCGACACCGGCGAGGTCATCGCCGGCATGCGCGCCCAGGACGGCTCTGGCTTCGTGGACGAGTGCGCGCTTGCCCTGTCCATGGCGGCGCGCATGCCTCTCGACGCCGCAAGGGGCGGCGAGGCGCAGTCGCCGATGCGCACGAACACGACCATCTCGTGCGTCGTAACGAACGCAAAGCTCACGAAGGCCCAGGCCACGAAGGTGGCCCAGATGGCCGCCGACGCCTACGCCCACGCAATCCGTCCCACGCACACGACCAACGACGGTGACACCGTCTTCGTGATGGCCACGGGAGAGGTGGACATGCCCGTCGACGTCGTGGGGATCCTGGCCACGCGCGCCCTCGAGCACGCCATCGCAGACGGCGCCCGCAGCGCCCACACGCTCCATGGCCTTCCCGGGGCCGCAGACCTCTAA
- a CDS encoding nucleoside triphosphate pyrophosphatase, whose amino-acid sequence MVVFDLPSRIERLLLASGSPRRVQLIREAGFEPVVKPQDVDETPLPDEPADKLVARLSTLKARSALAGARPGDVILAADTTVALDGTELGKPIDAKDARCMLTALSSRGHDVYTGVHLVRVCPDGSTPERSLVEGTHVTFYDLSPKEIDAYVATGEPLDKAGAYGIQGRGRALVRSIDGDYFNVVGLPVAATLRAMADLVEE is encoded by the coding sequence ATGGTTGTATTTGACCTGCCCTCGCGCATAGAGAGGCTCCTGCTCGCAAGCGGCTCGCCGCGACGCGTCCAGCTCATACGCGAGGCCGGCTTCGAGCCCGTCGTCAAGCCACAGGACGTCGACGAGACCCCACTTCCCGACGAGCCTGCCGACAAGCTCGTCGCTCGCCTCTCCACGCTCAAGGCGCGCTCCGCCCTCGCGGGCGCACGGCCCGGAGACGTCATCCTCGCCGCAGACACGACGGTGGCGCTCGATGGCACCGAGCTTGGTAAGCCCATCGATGCAAAGGACGCAAGGTGCATGCTTACGGCCCTGTCCAGCCGGGGACACGACGTCTACACGGGCGTCCACCTCGTTCGCGTCTGCCCGGACGGCTCCACGCCCGAGCGTTCGCTCGTGGAGGGAACCCACGTCACGTTCTACGACCTCTCGCCTAAGGAGATCGACGCCTACGTGGCCACGGGCGAGCCGCTCGACAAGGCGGGCGCCTATGGCATCCAGGGCCGTGGTCGCGCGCTCGTCCGCAGCATCGATGGCGACTACTTCAACGTCGTGGGATTGCCCGTGGCAGCGACGCTTCGCGCCATGGCAGATCTTGTCGAGGAGTGA